The following proteins are co-located in the Manihot esculenta cultivar AM560-2 chromosome 7, M.esculenta_v8, whole genome shotgun sequence genome:
- the LOC110618465 gene encoding uncharacterized protein LOC110618465, protein MGNCLNHSKKSNAEIAPFDFIKSTTAIKLYGSPTAACTAYIRFALLYKTLSLDFVPTTDTPDSQLVLQIGSKTVSGSRETLLRFIDAKLPQPPLMLPEIEGFGETTPWIMRAVVLQHRSMRWHLERLVNWGEDLTTRGGRKTVDPAMGSPRMEIRKFSKSYSQLLEIMLEHAQMEERVVFPILEMADRGICRAANEEHARDLPIMNGIKEDIKSIGVLDTGSPDYREALCNLSTRLKSLLEHCKEHFEEEEKDLLPLMEAVELSKEQQLKVLEQCFDLMHGTDSHLFNFLIEGLLPWEAMHYLDLILTCKDEEKAASMLCSIIE, encoded by the exons GGCTCTCCCACCGCGGCCTGCACTGCTTACATTCGCTTCGCACTCCTCTACAAGACACTTTCTCTCGATTTTGTCCCCACCACTGACACCCCCGATAGCCAACTGGTCCTCCAAATCGGGTCTAAAACCGTTTCGGGGTCTCGCGAGACACTGCTCCGGTTTATAGATGCGAAATTGCCGCAGCCGCCATTGATGTTGCCGGAGATTGAGGGTTTTGGTGAAACGACTCCATGGATAATGAGGGCGGTGGTGTTGCAACATCGGAGTATGAGGTGGCACCTGGAGAGGTTAGTAAATTGGGGAGAGGATTTGACGACACGTGGAGGGAGGAAGACTGTAGATCCGGCGATGGGTAGTCCTAGGATGGAGATAAGAAAATTTAGCAAGAGCTACTCCCAGTTGCTCGAGATCATGCTTGAACACGCGCAGATGGAGGAGCGCGTGGTTTTTCCTATCCTGGAAATGGCTGATCGAG GGATATGCAGAGCTGCAAATGAAGAGCATGCAAGGGATCTACCTATCATGAATGGTATCAAAGAAGACATCAAATCCATTGGAGTTCTTGATACCGGAAGCCCCGACTACCGAGAAGCTCTCTGCAACCTTTCTACTCGGCTGAAATCATTACTG GAACACTGTAAAGAACActttgaggaggaggagaaagatTTACTGCCATTGATGGAGGCTGTGGAGCTGAGCAAAGAGCAGCAACTAAAGGTATTGGAGCAGTGTTTTGATCTGATGCACGGAACTGATTCACATTTGTTCAACTTCCTAATTGAAGGTCTTCTCCCTTGGGAAGCAATGCATTACTTAGATTTGATCTTAACATGCAAAGACGAAGAAAAGGCAGCCTCCATGCTTTGCAGTATCATTGAATGA